One window of Planctomycetia bacterium genomic DNA carries:
- a CDS encoding DNA topoisomerase IV subunit A, translating into MAKTKSKKSTSGSAKARNNATAGKIVALAESVVAAASKKRDPAVDIPIRSLSNAKYNKNKRIIEMGDKRQTRTFFNMGQAKNFMQTVLIASGCKKLIDEDKTVSIRGLYYLTKHTIPGTSEKTFNDQGESDPIIEDLEVAMASLREELHVFADNRGSIAGNLTIVSRGDEIDLRRMGAGGFSIPSIVEPDVMQFRKCEAKFILHVEKGTVWNRFNEDKFWQKHNCILTHGGGQPPRGVRRLLKRMHTELKLPVYCLLDNDPWGYYIYSVIKQGSINLAFESERMAVPDAKLIGVRSHDYEDYDLSDDVKIAVDDKDIKRARQIMEYPWFKGKKDWAKEVDAMLKHGFKMEVESLLTKSISFVTETYVPEKLKQRSKWLD; encoded by the coding sequence ATGGCTAAGACGAAGTCAAAGAAGAGCACATCGGGCAGCGCCAAGGCGCGTAATAACGCCACGGCGGGGAAGATCGTCGCGCTGGCGGAGTCGGTCGTCGCGGCGGCGTCGAAAAAGCGCGACCCGGCGGTGGACATTCCGATCCGCTCGCTTTCCAACGCCAAGTACAACAAGAACAAGCGCATCATCGAGATGGGCGACAAGCGGCAGACGCGCACATTCTTTAATATGGGTCAGGCAAAGAACTTCATGCAGACCGTGCTGATCGCCAGCGGCTGCAAGAAGCTGATCGACGAAGACAAGACGGTGAGCATCCGAGGTCTATATTACCTGACGAAGCACACGATACCCGGCACGAGCGAGAAGACGTTCAACGATCAGGGTGAGAGCGACCCGATTATTGAGGACCTTGAGGTGGCGATGGCGTCGCTGCGCGAGGAGCTGCACGTCTTCGCCGACAATCGCGGGAGCATCGCGGGCAATCTCACCATTGTCAGCCGCGGCGACGAGATCGACCTGCGGCGGATGGGCGCGGGGGGATTCAGCATCCCGAGTATCGTCGAACCGGATGTGATGCAGTTCAGGAAGTGCGAGGCGAAGTTCATCCTGCACGTCGAAAAGGGTACCGTCTGGAACCGATTCAATGAGGACAAATTCTGGCAGAAGCACAACTGCATTCTCACCCACGGCGGCGGTCAGCCCCCGCGCGGCGTGCGGCGGCTGCTCAAGCGGATGCACACGGAACTGAAGCTGCCGGTTTATTGTCTGCTCGATAACGATCCGTGGGGGTATTACATCTACAGCGTCATCAAGCAGGGGTCGATCAATCTGGCGTTCGAGAGCGAGCGTATGGCGGTGCCGGACGCGAAGCTGATCGGTGTGCGCAGCCACGACTACGAAGACTACGACCTTTCCGACGACGTGAAGATCGCCGTCGATGACAAGGACATCAAGCGCGCCAGGCAGATCATGGAGTATCCCTGGTTCAAAGGGAAGAAGGACTGGGCCAAGGAAGTGGACGCGATGCTCAAGCACGGCTTCAAGATGGAA
- a CDS encoding alanine--glyoxylate aminotransferase family protein: MMKLRLFTPGPTMVSPEALLEMAYPLDHHRTSGFKEMFKECTELLSYVYQTKCQPLVLTGSGSAAMEGAILGCCKKDAKTLVCHSGKFGERWVKILKRFALPHVEYKLEYGHGFKAEGIMDMLKKNADVKAVIFVHSETSTCALSEAQGIAKACRDHGALCIVDGITSIGTMPFKMDEWGIDVAVTGSQKALMLPPGLAFAAVSDRAWEVIESHDAPAFYNCFKAYRKSQKDSDVPWTPNNQLVKGLRYTLRQIKAEGIENVWARSARLAKATRAASKALGMTIFAADPADSVTGINIPAGVEDDKWRKTMRSKYGIHVAAGQGELKGKMIRLNHMGYVDEVDTVGAIAAMEWTLAEQGYKFEMGAGVTAFMKALQS; encoded by the coding sequence ATGATGAAGCTCCGACTCTTCACCCCCGGCCCGACGATGGTCAGCCCCGAAGCCCTTTTGGAGATGGCCTACCCCCTCGACCACCACCGCACCAGCGGCTTCAAAGAGATGTTCAAGGAGTGCACCGAGCTGCTCTCCTACGTCTATCAAACGAAATGTCAGCCGCTCGTCCTCACCGGCAGCGGGTCCGCCGCGATGGAAGGCGCCATCCTCGGCTGCTGCAAAAAGGACGCCAAGACCCTCGTCTGCCACTCCGGCAAATTCGGCGAACGCTGGGTGAAGATCCTCAAGCGCTTCGCCCTGCCGCACGTCGAGTACAAGCTCGAGTACGGCCACGGCTTCAAGGCCGAGGGCATCATGGACATGCTCAAGAAGAACGCCGACGTGAAGGCCGTCATCTTCGTCCACAGCGAGACCAGCACCTGCGCCCTCAGCGAGGCCCAGGGTATCGCCAAGGCCTGCCGCGATCACGGCGCGCTGTGCATTGTCGACGGCATCACCTCCATCGGCACTATGCCCTTTAAGATGGACGAGTGGGGCATCGACGTCGCCGTCACCGGTTCGCAGAAGGCCCTCATGCTCCCGCCGGGCCTGGCCTTCGCCGCCGTCAGCGATCGGGCATGGGAGGTCATCGAGTCGCACGACGCCCCCGCCTTCTACAACTGCTTCAAGGCCTATCGCAAGAGCCAGAAGGACAGCGACGTACCGTGGACGCCGAACAACCAACTGGTCAAGGGCCTTCGCTACACGCTGCGACAGATCAAGGCCGAAGGCATTGAAAATGTCTGGGCCCGCTCGGCCCGCCTTGCCAAAGCCACGCGTGCCGCCTCCAAGGCACTGGGCATGACCATCTTCGCCGCCGACCCCGCCGACAGCGTAACCGGCATCAACATTCCCGCAGGCGTCGAAGACGACAAGTGGCGCAAGACGATGCGGTCCAAGTACGGCATCCACGTCGCCGCCGGCCAGGGAGAGCTCAAGGGCAAGATGATCCGCCTGAACCACATGGGCTACGTGGACGAAGTCGACACCGTCGGCGCCATCGCCGCCATGGAATGGACCCTCGCCGAGCAGGGCTATAAGTTTGAAATGGGCGCCGGAGTAACGGCATTCATGAAAGCGCTGCAGAGCTGA
- a CDS encoding IS256 family transposase, translating to MQESNESIETIPVPSRDVLTEILRDGAQRLLGQAIEAEVDGWIEGHADLRDPQGRRQVVKNGHHPTRTLVTGVGPVEVTQPRVWDRRIVGRGEAGEALDANGQAVERFCSSILPPYLRKTKAIEELIPWLYLKGISTGDFSEALQALVGPQAAGLSATTITRLMTSWQDEYQSWNRRSLEGKHYVYLWADGIHFNIRLEEDRQCILVLMGARADGRKELIAVVDGHRESEQSWYSLLLDCQQRGMTIDPKLATADGALGFWAALPKVYSTTRAQRCWVHKTANVLDKMPKRVQTGAKAKLHEIWMAPTRENANQAFDHFVAHYAAKYPGAAECLVKDREVLLTFYDFPAEHWRHLRTTNPIESTFATVRLRHRRTKGNGSRIACLAMVFKLCESAANHWRLLNGATLLPDVIAGVKFVNGEKAERNAA from the coding sequence ATGCAGGAGAGTAACGAGTCGATCGAGACGATTCCAGTCCCCAGCCGAGACGTTTTGACGGAGATTCTGCGGGACGGGGCCCAACGGCTCCTGGGCCAGGCGATCGAGGCGGAGGTCGATGGCTGGATCGAAGGGCACGCCGATCTGCGCGATCCGCAAGGCCGCCGGCAGGTGGTCAAGAACGGCCATCATCCCACCCGGACCCTCGTCACCGGCGTCGGGCCGGTGGAGGTGACGCAGCCGCGGGTGTGGGACCGTCGGATCGTCGGCCGCGGCGAGGCCGGCGAAGCGTTGGATGCAAATGGCCAGGCCGTGGAGCGGTTCTGTTCGTCGATTTTGCCGCCGTACCTGCGGAAGACGAAGGCCATCGAGGAGTTGATCCCCTGGCTGTACCTCAAGGGCATCAGCACCGGAGACTTCAGCGAGGCCCTGCAGGCGCTGGTCGGTCCCCAGGCGGCGGGGCTCAGCGCCACGACGATCACGCGTTTGATGACGAGTTGGCAGGACGAGTACCAGTCATGGAATCGCCGCTCCCTGGAAGGCAAGCACTACGTGTACCTCTGGGCGGATGGGATTCACTTCAACATCCGCCTGGAGGAAGACCGGCAGTGCATTCTGGTGCTGATGGGCGCGAGGGCGGACGGCCGCAAGGAGCTGATCGCGGTGGTCGACGGCCATCGCGAGAGCGAGCAGTCGTGGTATTCGCTGCTGCTGGACTGCCAACAACGGGGCATGACGATCGACCCGAAGCTGGCCACGGCGGACGGAGCGCTGGGCTTCTGGGCGGCGCTGCCGAAGGTCTATTCGACGACCCGGGCGCAGCGCTGCTGGGTGCACAAGACGGCCAACGTGTTGGACAAGATGCCCAAGCGGGTGCAGACCGGCGCGAAGGCCAAGCTGCACGAGATCTGGATGGCGCCGACGCGGGAGAATGCGAACCAGGCGTTCGATCACTTCGTGGCCCACTACGCGGCCAAATACCCCGGCGCGGCCGAGTGCCTGGTGAAGGATCGCGAGGTGCTGCTGACGTTCTACGACTTCCCGGCCGAGCACTGGCGGCACCTGCGGACGACGAATCCGATCGAAAGTACGTTCGCCACGGTGCGGCTGCGTCACCGCCGGACCAAAGGCAACGGCAGTCGGATCGCGTGTCTGGCAATGGTGTTCAAGCTGTGCGAGTCCGCCGCGAACCACTGGCGGCTGCTCAATGGCGCGACGCTGCTTCCCGATGTCATCGCCGGTGTGAAGTTCGTCAATGGAGAAAAGGCCGAGAGAAACGCCGCCTGA
- a CDS encoding GNAT family N-acetyltransferase produces the protein MITNKRPFDPQPTVLTGRQTRLEPLTHTHADDLLAIGRDPSIWQYMPSSPFADVEAVKTWIDAALAEHRAGSQVPFAIIRLSDDRAVGSTRFLSIRREHRGLEIGWTWLATDAQRTPINTESKLLLLTHAFEKLGAMRVEFKTDLRNEKSQRALERIGAAREGVFRRHMILWDGHIRDSVYYSITDTDWPEIKAQLTRKIPH, from the coding sequence ATGATCACGAACAAACGCCCCTTCGATCCCCAGCCCACCGTCCTCACCGGCCGCCAAACGCGCCTCGAACCGCTCACTCACACACACGCCGACGATCTCCTCGCCATCGGCCGCGATCCCTCCATCTGGCAATACATGCCCAGCTCGCCCTTTGCCGATGTCGAAGCCGTCAAGACGTGGATCGACGCCGCCCTCGCCGAGCACCGCGCCGGCAGTCAGGTTCCCTTCGCCATCATTCGCCTCTCCGACGACCGCGCCGTCGGCTCGACGCGATTCCTGAGCATCCGCCGAGAGCATCGCGGCCTCGAGATCGGCTGGACCTGGTTGGCTACCGACGCCCAGCGCACCCCCATTAACACCGAGTCCAAGCTCCTGCTTCTTACCCACGCCTTCGAAAAGCTCGGCGCGATGCGCGTCGAGTTCAAGACCGACCTCCGCAATGAAAAATCCCAACGGGCCCTGGAGCGAATCGGCGCAGCCCGCGAAGGCGTCTTTCGACGACACATGATTCTCTGGGACGGCCACATCCGCGACTCCGTCTATTACAGCATCACCGACACCGACTGGCCCGAAATCAAAGCCCAGCTCACGCGCAAAATCCCGCATTGA
- the larC gene encoding nickel pincer cofactor biosynthesis protein LarC yields the protein MIGYFDCFSGAAGDMILSAMLSAGLPEAHLRSQLEKLNVTGYELEINHIKKQGFAAVKVDVHINDKPAHRHLHHITRIIDDSSLADSIKTRSKQIFTRLAEAEAKVHGTTIEKVHFHEVGAIDAIVDVVGACIGVEALGLTRIVCSPIPTGSGTVKCDHGLMPVPAPATAELLRGIPIAECAEQGELLTPTGAAILGTLAESFGPLPPMKIDRIGYGAGTRDGKTRPNILRLIIGTPTTPTPLQEDVVVVLETNIDDATGQQIGRAVDALFSAGALDVFTMPIQMKKNRPGVLLSVIAEPATADACEAAMFAQTPTFGVRRQTWSRRKLDRRIDKVTTPFGEIRVKLGLRGAVVCIIAPEYDDCAAAAEKHGASLHDVSYAAESAWRAANQT from the coding sequence ATGATCGGATACTTCGATTGCTTCAGCGGCGCAGCGGGTGACATGATCCTCAGCGCCATGCTCTCCGCCGGCCTGCCCGAGGCCCATCTGCGCTCGCAGTTGGAAAAGTTGAACGTCACCGGCTACGAGCTTGAGATTAATCACATCAAAAAGCAGGGCTTCGCCGCCGTCAAAGTCGACGTGCATATCAACGACAAGCCCGCCCACCGCCACCTGCATCACATCACCAGGATCATCGACGATTCGTCGCTCGCCGACTCGATCAAAACGCGCAGCAAGCAGATTTTCACGCGTCTCGCCGAGGCCGAGGCCAAGGTCCACGGCACAACCATCGAAAAGGTGCACTTCCACGAAGTCGGCGCCATCGATGCCATCGTCGACGTCGTCGGCGCATGCATCGGCGTCGAGGCCCTGGGGCTCACCCGGATCGTCTGCTCCCCCATCCCCACCGGCAGCGGCACCGTCAAGTGCGATCACGGCCTCATGCCCGTCCCCGCCCCCGCCACCGCCGAACTCCTCCGCGGCATCCCCATCGCCGAATGCGCCGAGCAGGGTGAACTCCTCACGCCGACCGGCGCGGCCATCCTCGGTACGCTGGCGGAGAGCTTCGGCCCCCTGCCGCCCATGAAGATCGACCGCATCGGCTACGGCGCCGGCACCCGCGACGGAAAGACGCGCCCCAACATCCTCCGCTTGATCATCGGAACCCCGACAACTCCCACTCCGTTGCAGGAGGATGTGGTCGTGGTTCTGGAGACCAACATCGACGACGCAACCGGCCAGCAGATCGGCCGCGCCGTCGACGCCCTCTTCTCCGCCGGAGCGCTCGACGTTTTCACCATGCCCATTCAGATGAAGAAGAATCGCCCTGGCGTTTTGCTCAGCGTCATCGCCGAGCCGGCCACGGCCGACGCCTGCGAGGCCGCGATGTTTGCCCAAACACCGACATTCGGCGTCCGCCGTCAGACCTGGTCCCGTCGAAAACTCGACCGCCGCATCGATAAGGTCACGACGCCCTTCGGCGAGATCCGCGTCAAGCTGGGCCTTCGAGGCGCCGTCGTATGCATCATCGCCCCCGAGTATGACGACTGCGCAGCCGCCGCCGAAAAGCACGGTGCGTCACTCCATGACGTGTCATATGCCGCTGAATCTGCTTGGCGCGCCGCCAATCAGACTTAA
- a CDS encoding 3-phosphoglycerate dehydrogenase, producing the protein MRGRAPFRIVIAEPYAPQAVDRLRQIGEVVVLEDSSPQSLLSVIQDADALLVRSKAHVTARIIEAASKLKVIARASTNTDHIDLRAARRKSIAVVYAPHIAVTSTAQFALAMILSLRRRLPQLDRFIREGSFESLRAPAGREMGHEVLGLLGMDPVAEHLARMCQAAFGTRAIYFDPQGRTPTLPSVDAVSLDELLTTSDILSVHLAPHAETRHFLDAGRMARLKSSAILINTTRGNAIDTIELARALKRGLLAGAGLDVFEIEPLAANHPLRRAPNCLLTPHVAGATLDAADDRYSVTDDVARILLGETPHHAVSVADPDVVPS; encoded by the coding sequence ATGAGGGGAAGAGCGCCGTTTCGTATCGTTATTGCGGAGCCCTACGCGCCGCAGGCCGTCGATCGTCTTCGACAAATCGGTGAGGTCGTCGTTCTTGAGGACTCTTCGCCGCAAAGTCTGCTTTCCGTCATTCAGGACGCCGACGCCCTGCTCGTTCGGTCAAAGGCCCACGTTACCGCGCGCATCATCGAGGCCGCTTCCAAACTAAAGGTCATCGCCCGCGCCAGCACAAATACCGACCACATCGACCTCCGCGCCGCCCGTCGAAAGAGTATCGCCGTCGTTTACGCCCCGCACATCGCCGTGACCTCCACGGCCCAATTCGCCCTGGCGATGATCTTGTCGCTGCGCCGCCGACTGCCGCAACTTGATCGATTCATCCGCGAAGGCAGCTTCGAGTCCCTTCGCGCCCCCGCCGGCCGGGAAATGGGCCATGAAGTGCTCGGACTCCTCGGCATGGACCCGGTCGCCGAACATCTCGCCCGAATGTGTCAGGCAGCCTTTGGTACGCGCGCCATTTATTTCGATCCTCAGGGACGCACTCCCACGCTGCCATCGGTCGACGCGGTCAGCCTCGACGAGCTACTCACCACCTCGGACATCCTGTCGGTCCACCTTGCCCCCCACGCGGAGACGAGGCACTTTCTCGACGCCGGTAGGATGGCCCGGCTTAAGTCCTCAGCCATTCTCATTAACACGACTCGCGGCAATGCCATCGACACAATTGAGCTGGCAAGGGCATTAAAACGCGGCCTCCTGGCCGGTGCCGGCCTTGACGTCTTCGAGATCGAACCGCTCGCCGCAAACCACCCCTTGCGCCGTGCGCCAAACTGCCTGCTTACGCCGCACGTGGCCGGTGCTACGCTGGACGCGGCCGATGATCGCTACAGCGTGACCGATGACGTGGCCAGGATTCTCCTGGGAGAAACGCCGCACCACGCCGTCAGCGTCGCGGACCCTGACGTCGTCCCTTCTTGA
- the gap gene encoding type I glyceraldehyde-3-phosphate dehydrogenase codes for MAAVKIGINGFGRIGRMVARAMSMRKGEFDIVGINDVGSTPRTHAHLFKYDTVHGKWKGEVGHDETGIIVDGHRIRFTTEKDPSKLPWRELGAVVVIESTGVFTSRRDAAKGKAGYDDHITAGARKVILSAPAKDTIDATVVLGVNDERLKPEHTFVSNGSCTTNCLAPLVKVLADNPQMFGDNITGMMTTVHAYTNDQRILDQVHGDDLLRARAAAMNIIPSTTGAAKAIGLVVPKKSIQLDGFAFRVPVMNGSCVDLTVALEKEVEVDAVNSLFKKAAAEPKYKGILQYSDEPLVSSDIIGNPYSSIFDSTRTMTTPKGKGKLLKLMSWYDNEWGFSNRVCDLAIRLASM; via the coding sequence ATGGCGGCAGTAAAAATCGGCATCAACGGGTTCGGGCGAATTGGGCGAATGGTCGCACGGGCAATGTCCATGCGAAAAGGCGAATTTGACATCGTCGGAATCAATGATGTCGGTTCAACGCCGCGCACTCACGCCCACCTATTCAAGTACGACACTGTCCACGGAAAGTGGAAGGGAGAAGTCGGCCACGACGAAACCGGAATCATCGTCGACGGCCATCGCATCCGCTTCACCACCGAAAAAGATCCGTCCAAGCTCCCGTGGCGGGAACTCGGTGCCGTGGTCGTTATTGAGTCCACCGGCGTTTTCACGAGCCGTCGGGACGCCGCCAAGGGCAAAGCCGGCTACGACGACCACATCACCGCCGGCGCCAGGAAAGTCATTCTTTCAGCGCCCGCGAAGGACACCATTGATGCAACCGTCGTGCTCGGCGTCAACGATGAGCGCCTCAAGCCGGAGCACACCTTTGTCAGCAACGGAAGTTGCACGACCAACTGCCTGGCGCCGCTGGTCAAAGTGCTCGCCGACAATCCGCAGATGTTCGGCGATAACATCACCGGAATGATGACCACCGTCCATGCCTACACCAACGACCAGCGCATTCTCGATCAGGTTCACGGCGACGACCTCCTTCGCGCCCGGGCCGCTGCGATGAACATCATTCCCAGCACGACCGGCGCCGCCAAGGCCATCGGCCTCGTCGTCCCGAAGAAGTCCATTCAGCTCGACGGGTTCGCCTTTCGCGTGCCGGTCATGAACGGTAGTTGCGTTGATCTCACCGTCGCCCTCGAGAAGGAAGTCGAAGTCGACGCGGTCAACAGCCTCTTCAAGAAGGCGGCGGCCGAACCCAAATACAAAGGAATCCTGCAATATTCCGATGAGCCCCTGGTCAGCAGCGATATCATCGGCAATCCGTACAGTTCGATTTTCGACAGCACCCGCACCATGACAACCCCAAAGGGCAAGGGAAAGCTGCTCAAGCTGATGAGTTGGTACGACAACGAGTGGGGCTTTTCCAACCGGGTCTGTGACTTGGCGATCCGGCTGGCATCGATGTAA
- the murA gene encoding UDP-N-acetylglucosamine 1-carboxyvinyltransferase → MDYFEITGGSRLRGTVQINGSKNAALPIMAASILTEGETILKGVPRLEDVKHLSVILEKLGVNVSRDENGDIHLTVEDEMNCHAEYEFVRKMRASVCVMGPLLAKRRHCQVSLPGGCNIGDRPIDMHIQGLEQLGAESELISGDIHLRAKRLKGGVVFLGGPFGSTVLGTANVLMAAALAEGTTVIECAACEPEVVDLANYLNACGAHISGHGTPRITIEGVKELRGCTHTVIPDRIEAGTFMMAAAITNGDLKLTNCRLDHLLALVDRLKAIGVIVERSGDTVQVSSARRLEPVSVTTQPYPGFPTDLQAQIMTLLCLADGNSIITEKIFPDRFVHVAELGRMGARLRKEGPTVIIEGVKSLVGAPVMASDLRASAALVLAGLVAKGKTRVSRVYHIDRGYERIEQRLNDVGANIKRMPEQ, encoded by the coding sequence GTGGACTACTTTGAGATAACGGGCGGCAGTCGGCTTCGAGGGACCGTGCAGATCAATGGCTCGAAGAATGCCGCATTGCCGATCATGGCTGCTTCGATCCTGACCGAGGGGGAGACGATCCTCAAGGGCGTACCCCGATTGGAGGACGTGAAGCATCTGTCGGTCATCCTCGAAAAACTCGGGGTGAATGTTTCCCGGGATGAGAACGGCGATATCCATCTAACCGTCGAAGACGAGATGAACTGCCACGCCGAATACGAGTTCGTCCGGAAGATGCGGGCGAGCGTTTGCGTGATGGGCCCACTGCTGGCCAAGCGACGGCATTGCCAAGTGAGCCTGCCGGGAGGGTGCAACATCGGCGATCGGCCGATCGACATGCACATCCAGGGATTGGAGCAATTGGGGGCTGAGAGCGAGTTGATCAGCGGCGACATCCATCTTCGTGCGAAGCGACTTAAGGGGGGCGTTGTGTTTCTGGGCGGCCCCTTCGGGTCCACGGTGCTGGGGACGGCCAATGTATTGATGGCCGCGGCGCTTGCGGAGGGAACGACGGTCATTGAGTGCGCCGCCTGCGAGCCGGAGGTCGTCGATCTGGCGAACTATCTGAACGCCTGTGGGGCTCACATCAGCGGGCACGGGACGCCGCGCATTACGATTGAAGGGGTGAAGGAGCTTCGGGGATGTACGCATACGGTGATACCGGATCGGATCGAGGCGGGAACGTTCATGATGGCGGCGGCCATCACCAACGGCGATCTCAAGCTGACGAATTGCCGGCTCGATCATTTGCTGGCGCTGGTGGATCGGCTCAAGGCGATCGGCGTCATCGTCGAGCGCAGCGGGGACACGGTTCAGGTATCTTCCGCGCGGCGATTGGAACCGGTGAGCGTCACGACGCAGCCCTATCCGGGCTTTCCCACCGACTTACAGGCCCAGATCATGACGCTGCTGTGTCTCGCAGATGGAAACAGCATCATTACGGAGAAGATTTTTCCCGATCGATTTGTCCACGTGGCGGAACTGGGCCGCATGGGGGCGAGGCTGCGCAAGGAAGGTCCGACGGTGATCATCGAGGGCGTTAAGAGCCTGGTCGGTGCGCCGGTCATGGCCAGCGACCTGCGGGCATCGGCGGCGCTGGTGCTGGCGGGGCTGGTGGCGAAGGGTAAGACGCGCGTTTCGCGTGTTTATCACATAGACCGAGGCTACGAGCGCATCGAACAACGGCTCAATGATGTCGGCGCCAACATCAAGCGAATGCCAGAACAATGA
- a CDS encoding transketolase has translation MTTHAGSGHPSSAMSLLHLVVTLMYDVMRWDPADPWNLAADRLVLSEGHAVPVIYAAYADLGGAVGKDKASARPLTMADLAGLREAGSLLDGHPNPAEGFPFFDAATGSLGQGLSVAAGLVAASRLRKYDRRVYVLVGDGESREGQIWEAMDLIADRDQREVTVIFNCNGHGQADYVSKRQSPEALAAKSAAFGWQTITIDGHDPDAVRSALTLKREKPLAIIAKTQKGWGCESLKDISNHGKPVPAKELDAALALIDAMTGKLEITVADAQPPKISKPDAGKPLPEIALKPTDFHAAMKAAGMDGAVAKNSIATRRAYGAALLAVAEAEPRIVALDGDVRNSTFSEVFFDKHPERFVECKIAEQNMISTAVGMAAGGFIPFVSTFAKFVSRAYDQIELAQITRANIKITGSHAGISLGADGPSQMSLHDVAYFRSASQTDDGRGNPVCISLHPSDAVSAYHCVWLMAAQPGMCYMRTHRPDVPLLYAPDTQFKIGGSHQLAAGDAITIVSAGYMVHECKKAVELLASAGIKCSLIDAYCLPLNIEPIFAAAAQTNSRILCVEDNYIGGLAGAVAEAAARRGDIRVEAMTCRRLPKSTRTTDAIMAYAGLSAKDIADTARKLIA, from the coding sequence ATGACGACCCACGCAGGCTCCGGACATCCCTCCAGTGCGATGTCTTTGCTCCATCTCGTCGTCACGCTCATGTACGACGTCATGCGCTGGGACCCTGCAGACCCCTGGAACCTGGCGGCCGATCGACTGGTGCTCTCTGAAGGCCACGCCGTACCGGTCATTTACGCCGCTTACGCCGATCTCGGCGGAGCGGTCGGCAAAGACAAGGCCTCAGCCCGGCCGCTGACCATGGCCGATCTGGCTGGCCTTCGCGAGGCCGGCAGCCTTCTCGATGGCCACCCCAATCCTGCGGAAGGGTTCCCATTCTTCGATGCCGCCACCGGCTCCCTTGGCCAGGGCCTCAGCGTCGCCGCCGGTCTCGTGGCCGCATCCCGGCTGCGAAAGTACGACCGGCGAGTCTACGTGCTCGTCGGCGACGGCGAATCGCGCGAGGGACAGATTTGGGAGGCCATGGACCTCATCGCCGATCGTGATCAGCGCGAGGTCACGGTCATATTCAACTGCAACGGCCATGGTCAGGCCGACTATGTCTCCAAACGGCAGTCCCCCGAAGCGCTCGCCGCAAAGTCCGCCGCCTTCGGGTGGCAGACCATCACCATTGACGGACACGACCCCGACGCGGTCCGAAGCGCACTCACCCTCAAACGCGAAAAACCCCTCGCCATCATCGCCAAAACACAAAAGGGCTGGGGATGCGAGTCCCTCAAGGACATATCCAACCACGGCAAGCCCGTCCCCGCGAAGGAACTGGACGCCGCCTTGGCCCTGATCGACGCCATGACCGGCAAACTGGAGATCACGGTCGCCGACGCTCAGCCGCCGAAAATCAGCAAGCCCGATGCCGGCAAACCGCTTCCCGAAATCGCCCTGAAGCCGACCGATTTCCACGCCGCCATGAAAGCCGCAGGCATGGATGGCGCTGTCGCCAAGAACAGCATCGCCACGCGCCGTGCCTATGGCGCGGCACTGCTTGCCGTGGCCGAGGCGGAACCCAGAATCGTCGCCCTGGACGGAGACGTCCGTAATTCCACTTTCTCCGAGGTTTTCTTCGACAAGCATCCCGAACGCTTCGTCGAGTGCAAAATCGCCGAGCAGAACATGATCTCCACGGCCGTCGGCATGGCCGCCGGGGGTTTCATCCCATTCGTAAGCACCTTCGCCAAGTTCGTCTCAAGAGCCTACGACCAGATAGAGCTCGCCCAGATCACGCGTGCCAACATCAAGATCACCGGCTCGCACGCTGGCATCTCACTCGGCGCTGACGGCCCCAGTCAGATGAGCCTGCACGACGTCGCTTATTTCAGATCTGCAAGCCAGACCGACGACGGCCGAGGCAATCCCGTTTGCATATCATTGCACCCTTCCGACGCCGTCTCGGCCTACCACTGCGTCTGGCTGATGGCGGCCCAGCCCGGCATGTGCTACATGCGAACGCACCGGCCCGACGTCCCGCTGCTCTACGCCCCGGATACGCAGTTCAAGATCGGCGGCTCTCACCAGCTCGCCGCCGGTGACGCCATCACCATCGTTTCCGCCGGCTACATGGTTCACGAATGCAAAAAGGCCGTCGAACTCCTCGCATCCGCCGGCATTAAGTGTTCCCTCATCGACGCCTACTGTCTGCCGCTCAACATCGAGCCGATCTTCGCCGCCGCAGCCCAGACGAACTCTCGCATCCTGTGCGTCGAAGACAACTACATCGGCGGCCTCGCCGGCGCAGTGGCCGAAGCAGCCGCCCGTCGGGGTGACATCCGCGTCGAGGCGATGACCTGCCGCCGCCTCCCCAAGAGCACCAGGACAACCGACGCCATCATGGCCTATGCCGGCCTCTCCGCGAAGGACATCGCCGACACCGCGCGCAAACTGATCGCCTAA